The following proteins come from a genomic window of Pseudomonas marvdashtae:
- a CDS encoding GNAT family N-acetyltransferase — protein sequence MTTSLADWKGAPAPSAHLLEGRFIRLEKLDPARHADGLWQALEGPGADPKLWDYLPYGPFKDRVTFDAWLNNHAANSDPYFFSVIDRASGEVQGILSLMSIVPAQGRIEIGHVTFGAPMQRSPKSTEAVYLLAKESFALGYRRLEWKCNNANARSKYAAERLGFTFEGVFRQHMVVKGQNRDTAWYSMLDSEWPAIGAGFERWLSEENQREDGQVRGLVECRL from the coding sequence ATGACGACTTCACTCGCTGATTGGAAAGGTGCCCCGGCGCCCTCCGCGCATTTGCTCGAAGGGCGTTTCATTCGCCTGGAAAAACTCGACCCGGCGCGGCATGCCGACGGCCTGTGGCAAGCCCTCGAAGGTCCCGGGGCCGACCCGAAACTCTGGGATTACTTGCCCTATGGTCCGTTCAAGGATCGCGTCACGTTCGACGCCTGGCTGAACAACCATGCCGCCAACTCCGACCCATATTTCTTCAGCGTGATCGACCGTGCCAGCGGCGAGGTGCAGGGCATTCTCAGTCTCATGTCCATCGTCCCGGCCCAAGGCCGCATCGAGATCGGCCACGTGACGTTCGGCGCGCCGATGCAGCGCTCGCCGAAAAGCACTGAAGCCGTTTATCTGCTGGCAAAAGAATCGTTCGCCCTGGGTTATCGCCGCCTGGAATGGAAGTGCAACAACGCCAACGCCCGCTCCAAATATGCGGCCGAGCGGCTGGGGTTTACGTTCGAGGGTGTATTCCGCCAGCACATGGTGGTCAAGGGCCAGAACCGCGACACGGCCTGGTACTCGATGCTGGACTCGGAATGGCCCGCCATCGGCGCCGGGTTCGAGCGCTGGTTGAGCGAAGAGAACCAGCGCGAGGACGGGCAGGTGCGCGGCTTGGTGGAGTGCCGGCTCTAG
- a CDS encoding PLP-dependent aminotransferase family protein, whose translation MHNAAPPLSFNPAGIELDRRHGLSRQLYQALRARVLDGRLASGTRLPASRDLAAALSISRNSVVRAYDQLYAEGFIEGRVGDGTYVAKLSTTTLPLKNISTKVSTGFSTGLPTALSTDWLDLPVLPSSKVIHSDALNRVENHHLPPPPSGPPRAFRVGVPAFDLFPFDVWAKLNAAFWRKPDLQQLCYGDSQGDARLRGLIAAYLRSSRGLHCTAEQIVITSGAQQGISLCAQLLVDPGDVVAVENPGYRAAGHAFAVAGADVRGVPVDSDGLDCTALGALNHCRLAYVTPSHQYPTGVVMSLPRRLELLAWAERNDGWIVEDDYDGEYRYSGAPLAPLAALDGQGRVLYVGTFGKVAFPALRLGYLVLPPGLVSAFARRRAVDVRHSEVSTQAVMAEFMAAGHFQRHIRRMRRAALARRDALLAGWPKAVAGMGAMPTVVAGLHVTVAVDSIERERELIALATDVGVEINGLSSYWLPDTSSQRRAGLVLGFAAVPPAAIGSALASLEKAWKT comes from the coding sequence ATGCACAACGCCGCGCCGCCACTGTCGTTCAACCCCGCGGGTATCGAACTGGACCGCCGTCATGGGCTCAGCCGCCAGCTTTACCAGGCGTTGCGTGCCCGAGTGCTGGACGGGCGTCTGGCCAGCGGCACGCGCCTGCCGGCCAGCCGTGACCTGGCGGCCGCCTTGTCGATTTCGCGCAACAGCGTGGTGCGGGCCTATGACCAGCTCTACGCCGAGGGTTTCATCGAAGGGCGGGTTGGTGACGGGACTTACGTGGCGAAACTGTCCACGACGACCTTGCCGCTGAAAAACATATCCACAAAAGTATCCACAGGCTTTTCAACAGGCTTACCCACAGCCTTATCCACAGATTGGCTCGATTTACCTGTGCTTCCATCCAGTAAAGTTATCCACAGCGACGCCTTGAACCGCGTCGAAAACCACCATTTACCCCCGCCACCCAGTGGCCCGCCGCGAGCATTCAGGGTCGGCGTGCCGGCTTTCGATCTGTTCCCTTTTGACGTCTGGGCCAAGCTGAATGCGGCTTTCTGGCGCAAGCCGGATCTGCAACAGCTGTGTTATGGCGATTCCCAAGGGGACGCACGCTTGCGCGGGCTGATCGCCGCTTATTTGCGCAGCTCCCGCGGGCTGCACTGCACGGCTGAGCAAATTGTGATCACCAGCGGCGCGCAGCAGGGCATTAGCCTTTGTGCACAGCTGCTGGTGGACCCGGGCGACGTCGTGGCGGTGGAAAATCCTGGCTATCGCGCGGCGGGGCATGCGTTCGCCGTTGCTGGCGCCGACGTCAGGGGCGTGCCGGTTGATAGCGATGGCTTGGATTGCACGGCGCTCGGTGCGTTGAACCACTGTCGGCTGGCCTACGTCACCCCCTCCCACCAATATCCGACCGGGGTGGTCATGAGCCTGCCACGACGCCTGGAACTGTTGGCCTGGGCCGAGCGCAACGACGGCTGGATCGTCGAGGACGACTACGATGGCGAGTACCGCTACAGCGGCGCGCCCCTGGCGCCCTTGGCGGCGTTGGACGGCCAGGGCCGGGTGCTTTACGTCGGCACGTTCGGCAAAGTCGCGTTCCCGGCCCTGCGCCTGGGCTATCTGGTGCTGCCGCCAGGCCTGGTCAGCGCCTTCGCCCGCCGGCGTGCCGTGGACGTGCGCCACTCCGAAGTCAGCACCCAGGCCGTGATGGCCGAGTTCATGGCCGCCGGGCATTTCCAGCGGCATATCCGCCGTATGCGCAGGGCCGCCCTGGCTCGGCGTGATGCGTTGCTGGCGGGCTGGCCCAAGGCTGTTGCGGGTATGGGGGCCATGCCCACCGTCGTCGCTGGGTTGCATGTCACGGTTGCCGTGGACAGCATCGAGCGTGAGCGTGAGCTGATTGCCCTAGCGACGGACGTGGGGGTCGAAATCAATGGTCTGAGCAGTTATTGGTTGCCCGACACCTCCTCGCAGAGGCGCGCCGGGCTGGTGCTGGGGTTTGCGGCGGTCCCGCCAGCGGCGATTGGCAGTGCGCTGGCGAGCCTGGAGAAGGCCTGGAAAACCTGA
- a CDS encoding FMN-binding negative transcriptional regulator, translated as MYNPKAFAIEDLPQLHQMMGDCRLAVLVTHGEHGLQASHLPLLLDTRQGPNGSLYGHMARANRQWRDLEAGAEALVIFAGAEAYVSPGFYPSKAEHGKVVPTWNYVAVHAYGKAEVFSDAHRLRNLVGALTDRHEAGRGQPWKIDDAPAEYIDSMLKAIVGFALPIQRLEGKRKLSQNRSPADVAGVRNGLAASPDPQDRALAHLIPEQLSKE; from the coding sequence ATGTACAACCCCAAAGCCTTTGCCATCGAAGACCTGCCCCAACTGCACCAGATGATGGGCGACTGCCGCCTGGCCGTATTGGTCACCCACGGCGAACACGGCTTGCAGGCCAGCCATCTGCCGTTGTTGCTGGACACGCGACAGGGGCCGAACGGCAGCCTTTATGGGCACATGGCCCGGGCCAATCGACAATGGCGCGACCTCGAAGCCGGCGCCGAAGCCTTGGTGATATTCGCCGGTGCCGAGGCGTATGTCAGCCCGGGGTTCTACCCGAGCAAGGCCGAACACGGCAAAGTCGTGCCGACCTGGAACTACGTGGCCGTACACGCCTACGGCAAGGCCGAGGTGTTCAGCGATGCTCATCGCCTGCGCAACCTGGTCGGCGCCCTCACCGACCGCCACGAAGCCGGTCGTGGGCAGCCATGGAAGATCGATGATGCACCGGCCGAGTACATCGACAGCATGCTCAAAGCCATCGTCGGCTTCGCCCTGCCCATCCAGCGTCTGGAAGGCAAGCGCAAGCTCAGCCAGAACCGCAGCCCCGCGGATGTCGCCGGGGTACGCAACGGGCTCGCCGCCAGTCCCGATCCGCAGGACCGGGCCCTCGCCCACCTGATACCTGAACAATTGTCCAAGGAGTGA
- a CDS encoding dermonecrotic toxin domain-containing protein has product MTLHPTDTDSISDLSIRGALLNQLLGGPSYPEVAAALLRDALRDMYPSLDLDPYTTVIGEPDWDIVDGEIVELPTRYKSLSDLLAERADASLPTLLIEGLHFLTRLPLTTPEMHLPVRIDQIGRLINELTPAMPTAAQEKQLTYWNTPFGNYDARWRELSATLRKLWNVKQVEGWTATECDMARQLFLHPNPEDRKDNFDSHAYLVDIEIVDGERITPVNENSLVVLIGQIDRKEVILTHSLLNGYEKFDSRRALGQSLPTHMGNAEGIAKIQWRLYEPSGSIFDNKACGLIAMQIQILGIPHTTLYEFFADADASTNMETGPGERWFQHQIPEWLKTASETDQVLFAQYMKALSALSSSHAGKTYLDDIPDIKKYASNALTTQMQADHGAASTPAPKNIEIEIQSPIVWGAFVVPFQLDTTRFNLVDLALQNLIAMPSGNKTVRALDGTELPAWVTVEYVENLITQVDIGRVYPELVKAKLLDDPAESTRREKLYTEQLRIQLPMLALEGKLRGLGNIDDRGCRYVAALVEPSQADRKADGQAIVLRKLAFVPELQLGLSEDIVANMFVIGPQTSSAGPCLLYRPMLEPQLWQFPSFSNLIYAIRQTASLRQSVLAWLPDGVRETYSRYVFPGALPSPWTVVDFATSAMASLGTAGPVSLSDESLGNDFMPLLFKANADALVTLADRQSVSNSENRWASFKQAGWLIFSLALPYLGTTANTTLWLWQIMTDLEQLTQNDEASAGQAKWEIFVDLLLNVALGVINIAIDRNRANNRSRPSEAPEIASETSLPEPEPEAELVIDTLAPLIPKEVALEHYDAIHTSGALMGVSKKDVRFLDSFSIAAPDEPGLPMSEGALKGLYQKDGLWYVKIADNWFEVAVETEQVSIIDKTRTGPALVHDVHGQWRVDSRLRLRGGGSKRVRRETDVYAQRRSIQLLAELNGFENQRLANERLLTMDAQAMERASGDARAIYRDVYVSTLEAQRDNYELALNALMEWPIFQSRPDSPRVCLGYLNAQINFTFAEMAVLRERLIPAMDQTRDMSLSQVNALEQQHIDAADNMIRIGDDMIERLEYMETRFSKLKQQGRGGFEIVREHRAKMPSYQSDDLRLLQLDLFRHLCLTLESVGTMPEGWLEINRLVDNAMVAFQTLRDALDERSVIRLDEQIDVLAGLTEQFAGIEEHLDYLGSEYNDSVNRQQLIRLRQRISDSKKRALSHLAQALDERSIQRRSGGPYKERPGPRKQFIRTRFWGFVSGEPRLSGPSEEAGWVDVKNPFSGEIIATFHRKATGEWVQHVTVNTPQAIPPLETSLRKGQALIDGLPAFKAQIEKDLQQPERTPAGVAMILSAHASRMEAVGVAIRKALDQAESVMTNETVELPEEKQRSAESLRLSLKKESTALWAEEYDTVLGLIKQSPPTMSGVIWLKDRNLIHVTKRINRRRIKIPEKFYLDRYDIKDKKTGKTLWFADFHYSTFWVTGRSFLSARLRTLEQVDSGFAEISTDELSQRQLIDLYRGEISVDQAIQVFFPEKRS; this is encoded by the coding sequence ATGACGCTTCATCCTACCGACACAGACTCGATATCTGACTTAAGCATCAGAGGCGCTCTGCTCAATCAATTGCTTGGGGGCCCCAGCTACCCGGAAGTCGCCGCCGCACTGCTGCGCGATGCACTCAGGGACATGTATCCGTCTCTGGACCTGGATCCCTACACGACTGTCATCGGCGAACCGGACTGGGACATTGTCGATGGCGAAATCGTAGAGCTCCCCACCCGCTATAAATCTCTCAGCGATTTGCTGGCCGAGCGAGCGGACGCGAGCCTGCCGACCTTGTTGATTGAAGGACTGCACTTTCTGACCCGTCTTCCCCTCACCACACCCGAGATGCATTTGCCGGTGCGCATCGACCAGATCGGACGGTTGATCAACGAATTGACGCCCGCCATGCCGACGGCCGCCCAGGAAAAGCAACTGACTTACTGGAACACTCCATTTGGCAATTACGATGCGCGCTGGCGGGAGCTTTCCGCCACGCTGCGCAAGCTCTGGAACGTCAAGCAGGTCGAAGGTTGGACGGCAACTGAGTGCGATATGGCCAGGCAGCTGTTTCTCCACCCCAACCCAGAAGACCGCAAGGATAATTTTGACAGCCACGCGTATCTGGTCGACATCGAGATCGTCGATGGCGAACGGATCACCCCTGTGAACGAAAACTCATTGGTGGTCCTGATCGGCCAGATTGACAGAAAGGAGGTCATCCTCACGCACTCGTTACTCAATGGATACGAGAAATTCGACTCACGCCGTGCACTGGGACAATCCCTTCCAACCCATATGGGGAACGCGGAGGGCATCGCGAAAATACAGTGGCGGCTTTACGAGCCCAGCGGCAGCATTTTCGATAACAAGGCCTGCGGGCTCATTGCCATGCAAATCCAGATCCTTGGCATCCCGCACACCACGCTGTATGAGTTCTTCGCCGATGCCGATGCGTCGACCAATATGGAAACCGGACCTGGAGAACGTTGGTTCCAGCATCAAATACCTGAGTGGCTGAAGACAGCGTCGGAAACCGATCAGGTCCTGTTCGCGCAGTACATGAAAGCCCTCTCGGCATTGAGCAGTTCGCATGCCGGCAAAACCTACCTGGACGATATCCCTGACATTAAGAAATACGCGTCCAACGCCCTGACGACCCAGATGCAGGCCGATCATGGCGCTGCTTCGACGCCGGCCCCGAAAAACATTGAAATCGAAATACAGAGCCCCATCGTCTGGGGAGCGTTTGTCGTTCCGTTCCAGCTGGACACGACCCGGTTCAACCTCGTCGATCTGGCCTTGCAGAACCTGATAGCAATGCCATCGGGCAACAAAACCGTCAGGGCTCTGGACGGGACCGAACTCCCGGCATGGGTAACGGTGGAATATGTCGAAAATCTCATCACCCAAGTCGATATCGGCCGTGTCTATCCAGAGCTGGTCAAAGCCAAATTGCTAGACGATCCGGCAGAGTCGACCCGCCGGGAAAAGCTGTATACCGAACAGTTACGTATACAACTGCCCATGCTTGCGCTTGAAGGCAAACTGCGTGGGCTGGGCAATATAGATGACCGTGGTTGCCGATATGTCGCGGCGCTGGTGGAGCCTTCGCAAGCCGACCGCAAGGCTGACGGTCAAGCCATTGTCCTGCGCAAATTGGCGTTCGTGCCCGAACTGCAACTGGGCCTTTCAGAGGACATCGTTGCCAACATGTTCGTGATCGGCCCGCAGACATCAAGTGCCGGTCCTTGCTTGCTCTACCGTCCGATGCTCGAACCGCAGCTTTGGCAGTTCCCCTCGTTCAGCAACTTGATATATGCCATCAGGCAAACTGCTTCCTTGCGGCAGTCGGTGTTGGCGTGGCTGCCCGACGGTGTCCGGGAAACCTACAGCCGATACGTTTTTCCGGGCGCCCTGCCCTCGCCTTGGACCGTTGTGGATTTTGCGACAAGCGCCATGGCGTCGTTGGGCACCGCCGGCCCCGTCAGTCTCAGCGACGAATCCTTGGGGAACGACTTTATGCCGCTGCTGTTCAAGGCCAATGCCGACGCCTTGGTCACGCTCGCTGATCGTCAATCAGTCTCCAATAGCGAGAACCGCTGGGCGTCTTTCAAGCAAGCGGGTTGGCTGATTTTCTCCCTGGCGTTGCCCTATCTCGGTACGACCGCGAACACCACGCTCTGGCTCTGGCAAATAATGACCGACCTTGAGCAACTGACGCAAAACGACGAGGCATCCGCGGGCCAAGCGAAGTGGGAGATCTTCGTCGACTTGCTGCTCAACGTGGCGTTAGGCGTCATCAATATCGCCATCGACCGCAACAGGGCAAACAACCGCAGCCGTCCTTCAGAAGCCCCGGAAATCGCCTCGGAGACCAGCCTGCCCGAACCGGAACCGGAAGCCGAACTGGTTATCGATACACTCGCGCCGCTTATCCCAAAAGAAGTGGCACTGGAACATTACGACGCTATCCATACCAGTGGCGCCTTGATGGGCGTATCCAAAAAGGACGTCCGATTCCTTGATAGCTTCAGCATCGCGGCCCCCGACGAGCCCGGACTCCCCATGAGCGAAGGTGCGCTCAAGGGCCTCTATCAGAAAGACGGGCTGTGGTACGTGAAAATAGCGGACAACTGGTTTGAGGTCGCCGTCGAGACCGAGCAAGTCAGCATCATCGACAAAACACGCACCGGGCCCGCCCTTGTCCATGATGTCCATGGCCAATGGCGGGTCGATAGCCGATTGCGGCTACGCGGCGGTGGATCAAAACGCGTCAGGCGAGAAACCGACGTCTACGCTCAGCGGCGAAGCATTCAATTGCTTGCCGAGCTCAACGGATTCGAAAACCAGAGACTGGCCAACGAGCGGTTGCTGACCATGGATGCTCAGGCGATGGAGCGAGCCTCCGGTGATGCCAGAGCAATTTATCGTGATGTCTACGTGTCGACCTTGGAAGCACAGCGGGATAACTACGAGTTGGCTCTGAACGCATTGATGGAATGGCCGATCTTTCAGTCAAGGCCCGACTCCCCACGAGTATGCCTCGGCTACTTGAACGCGCAGATAAACTTCACCTTCGCGGAAATGGCCGTATTGCGAGAGCGCTTGATCCCCGCCATGGACCAAACGAGGGACATGAGCCTGTCTCAGGTCAATGCGCTGGAGCAACAACACATCGACGCCGCCGACAACATGATTCGGATCGGTGACGACATGATTGAGCGCCTTGAGTATATGGAAACGCGCTTCTCCAAGCTCAAGCAACAAGGACGCGGAGGCTTCGAGATTGTCCGGGAGCATCGTGCAAAGATGCCGTCGTACCAAAGCGACGATCTACGACTTCTTCAACTGGACTTGTTTCGCCACCTCTGCCTGACCCTTGAAAGCGTCGGGACGATGCCCGAAGGCTGGCTGGAAATCAACCGCTTGGTCGACAACGCGATGGTGGCTTTCCAAACCCTGCGCGACGCGCTGGATGAACGCAGCGTAATCCGGCTGGACGAACAGATCGACGTACTCGCAGGCCTGACGGAACAGTTCGCCGGTATCGAAGAGCACCTCGACTATCTGGGCAGCGAATACAACGACAGCGTCAATCGACAGCAACTCATTCGCCTGCGCCAGCGAATAAGCGATTCCAAGAAAAGAGCGTTGAGCCATCTGGCCCAAGCCCTGGATGAGCGCAGCATCCAGCGACGCTCAGGCGGTCCTTATAAAGAACGTCCCGGGCCCAGGAAACAATTTATCAGGACCCGCTTTTGGGGCTTCGTCAGTGGTGAGCCTCGTTTATCCGGGCCGTCCGAAGAAGCGGGTTGGGTCGACGTGAAGAATCCGTTCTCCGGTGAAATCATCGCGACATTCCACCGCAAGGCAACAGGTGAATGGGTCCAGCATGTAACGGTCAACACACCGCAGGCGATCCCGCCCTTGGAAACAAGCCTTCGAAAGGGCCAAGCCCTGATCGACGGACTGCCTGCTTTCAAGGCGCAAATCGAAAAAGACCTGCAGCAGCCAGAACGCACGCCTGCTGGCGTGGCAATGATCTTGAGCGCGCATGCAAGCCGGATGGAGGCAGTCGGGGTGGCGATCAGAAAAGCCCTCGACCAGGCAGAAAGCGTCATGACGAACGAAACGGTTGAACTCCCGGAGGAAAAACAGCGCTCGGCCGAATCCTTGCGATTGTCACTCAAGAAAGAGTCGACAGCACTGTGGGCCGAGGAATACGACACCGTCCTGGGTCTTATCAAGCAGAGCCCGCCTACCATGAGTGGTGTGATCTGGTTGAAAGACCGGAACCTTATCCATGTCACCAAACGAATCAACCGACGCCGCATCAAGATCCCGGAAAAATTCTATCTCGACAGGTACGACATCAAGGATAAGAAAACCGGCAAAACGCTCTGGTTCGCTGACTTCCACTACTCCACGTTTTGGGTCACCGGCCGTTCGTTCCTTTCGGCGCGCCTCAGAACCTTGGAACAAGTCGATTCGGGCTTCGCCGAGATCTCTACGGATGAATTGAGCCAGCGTCAGTTGATCGACCTTTACCGCGGCGAAATCTCCGTGGACCAGGCCATACAGGTCTTTTTCCCGGAGAAACGGTCATGA
- a CDS encoding GNAT family N-acetyltransferase, giving the protein MSQPETRLVNAADHAAWLPLWQAYLRFYNTELPEAVSQSTWQRLLDEREPTHAALAWQGDTAVGLVHFIYHRSNWSIENSCYLQDLLVTEQSRGTGVGRQLIEFVYATAKADGCCKVHWLTHETNATAIQLYERIAERPGFIQFRKAL; this is encoded by the coding sequence ATGAGCCAGCCCGAAACCCGCCTCGTCAACGCCGCCGATCACGCTGCCTGGCTGCCGTTGTGGCAAGCCTACCTGCGGTTCTACAACACCGAGCTGCCGGAGGCGGTCAGCCAAAGCACTTGGCAGCGCTTGCTCGATGAGCGTGAACCGACCCATGCTGCCCTGGCCTGGCAGGGCGACACAGCGGTGGGCCTGGTGCACTTTATCTATCACCGCTCGAACTGGAGCATCGAGAATTCCTGCTACCTGCAAGACCTGCTGGTGACGGAACAGAGCCGTGGCACCGGTGTGGGTCGCCAGCTTATCGAATTCGTCTACGCCACCGCCAAGGCCGACGGTTGCTGCAAGGTGCACTGGTTGACCCACGAAACCAACGCCACGGCGATCCAGCTGTACGAGCGCATCGCCGAACGCCCAGGCTTCATTCAATTTCGCAAAGCCCTTTAA